A genomic window from Synechococcus sp. CBW1107 includes:
- the dapF gene encoding diaminopimelate epimerase: MLAFSKYQGLGNDFLLLDGREAADPQDLFGLDPERVRWICDRRFGVGGDGVILALPPEGDGELRMRIFNADGSEAEMCGNGIRCLARFLADSDGDAPGRTWQVETMAGRMVPELLGDGTVRVDMGEPFLLPEQVPTTLATGPAGLPQGELEVEGARFASAAAGMGNPHLVIPVDDVEVVDLERFGPLLERHPAFPARTNVHFVQALRPDHLVMRVWERGAGPTLACGTGACATLVACHRLGLAERSARLDLPGGSLWIDWDSRSNHLFMTGPAEPVFDGVLAPPADRAVEPVSSRPVEPDDINCAIACAQGCQRPDNCPSAEARRRVEALLESRSLDELVSLAAQSLEARTQARFSRDSAGSDRPAE, translated from the coding sequence GTGCTGGCATTCAGCAAGTACCAGGGGCTGGGCAACGACTTTCTCCTGCTCGACGGGCGTGAGGCGGCCGATCCCCAGGACCTGTTCGGCCTCGACCCTGAACGGGTGCGCTGGATCTGCGACCGGCGCTTCGGGGTGGGCGGTGATGGGGTGATCCTCGCTCTGCCTCCCGAGGGGGATGGGGAACTGCGCATGCGCATCTTCAATGCCGATGGCAGCGAGGCGGAGATGTGCGGCAACGGCATCCGCTGCCTGGCCAGGTTCCTCGCCGACAGCGACGGTGATGCGCCGGGGAGGACCTGGCAGGTGGAGACCATGGCCGGGCGGATGGTGCCCGAACTGCTCGGGGATGGCACGGTGCGCGTCGACATGGGGGAGCCGTTCCTGCTGCCCGAGCAGGTGCCCACCACCCTGGCGACCGGACCGGCGGGGCTTCCCCAGGGCGAACTGGAGGTCGAGGGTGCCCGCTTCGCGTCGGCAGCGGCCGGCATGGGCAATCCCCACCTGGTGATCCCGGTCGACGACGTGGAGGTGGTCGACCTGGAGCGGTTCGGTCCCCTGCTCGAGCGGCATCCCGCTTTCCCGGCCCGCACCAATGTCCATTTCGTGCAGGCGCTCAGGCCCGACCACCTCGTGATGCGCGTCTGGGAACGGGGCGCCGGCCCCACCCTGGCCTGCGGTACCGGTGCCTGCGCCACCCTCGTGGCCTGCCATCGCCTCGGCCTCGCTGAGCGCTCGGCACGGCTGGATCTTCCCGGCGGCTCGCTCTGGATCGACTGGGACTCCCGCTCGAACCATCTGTTCATGACGGGGCCTGCCGAACCGGTGTTCGACGGGGTGCTGGCACCGCCAGCGGACAGGGCCGTCGAACCGGTGTCGTCGCGACCGGTGGAGCCGGACGACATCAATTGCGCCATCGCCTGTGCGCAGGGTTGCCAGCGGCCCGACAACTGCCCCAGCGCCGAGGCCCGCCGCCGGGTGGAGGCTCTGCTGGAGAGCCGCTCGCTCGATGAGCTGGTCTCCCTGGCCGCTCAGTCTCTGGAGGCCCGCACCCAGGCCCGCTTCAGCCGTGACAGCGCCGGCTCCGATCGCCCGGCCGAGTGA
- a CDS encoding cysteine desulfurase family protein, which produces MISAAHSGGTAQPLYLDASAGAPPAEAVLEAMAAATRTAWANPSSLHGFGLAAADSLERSRQAIAALLGAEPRQLTFCSGGTEAAHLALLGAAAALSPGRLLISTVEHPAVEAAARRLTGSGWTLERLPVDHLGRLRLDRLESLLEPPTRLVSVIWGQSEVGTLQPLRAIAERCRRAGVILHSDAVQVVGHLPIDFASLEVDLLSFTAHKLQGPRGIGAVLARTGLEVRPMIEGGGQEGGLRSGTEPVVLAAGFAEALRQAQRRLELNAGQDPLGPWRDRLLQALLALGGVELTGCPSQRLPHHLSLLVRDGAGRPLPGRRLVQALWRQGLAVSSGSACQGGRAGASPVLEAMGYPTELAASGLRLSLGPWLSQEQLDSVPARFERARQALAAAEPG; this is translated from the coding sequence GTGATATCGGCTGCTCACTCCGGCGGTACGGCGCAGCCGCTCTACCTCGATGCCTCGGCCGGTGCACCTCCGGCCGAGGCGGTGCTGGAGGCCATGGCTGCCGCCACGCGAACCGCCTGGGCCAATCCCTCGAGCCTGCATGGCTTCGGGCTGGCGGCGGCCGACAGTCTCGAGCGCAGCCGCCAGGCGATCGCCGCTCTGCTCGGCGCTGAGCCCAGGCAGCTCACGTTCTGCTCGGGTGGCACCGAGGCCGCCCACCTGGCCCTGCTCGGAGCAGCGGCGGCGCTGTCTCCCGGTCGGCTGCTGATCTCGACCGTGGAGCATCCGGCGGTGGAGGCCGCCGCCAGGCGCCTGACCGGCTCGGGCTGGACCCTGGAGCGCCTGCCGGTGGATCACCTGGGCCGGCTGAGGCTGGATCGGCTCGAGAGCCTGCTGGAGCCCCCCACCCGGCTGGTGTCGGTGATCTGGGGCCAGAGCGAAGTGGGCACGCTTCAACCCCTGCGGGCCATCGCTGAGCGCTGCCGCCGCGCGGGCGTGATCCTGCACAGCGATGCCGTGCAGGTGGTGGGCCATCTTCCCATCGATTTCGCGTCGCTGGAGGTGGATCTGCTCAGTTTCACCGCTCACAAGCTGCAGGGACCCCGGGGGATCGGTGCCGTGCTGGCCCGGACTGGCCTGGAGGTGCGGCCGATGATCGAAGGCGGCGGTCAGGAGGGGGGGCTGCGCTCCGGCACCGAACCGGTGGTCCTGGCGGCGGGATTCGCCGAGGCCCTCCGGCAGGCTCAGCGGCGGCTGGAGCTGAATGCCGGCCAGGACCCCCTGGGGCCATGGCGTGACCGCCTCCTGCAGGCTCTGCTCGCCCTGGGCGGTGTGGAGCTGACCGGCTGTCCATCCCAGCGCCTGCCCCACCACCTCAGCCTGCTGGTGCGGGATGGGGCCGGCCGCCCCCTGCCAGGCCGACGCCTGGTGCAGGCTCTCTGGCGCCAGGGCCTGGCCGTCAGCAGCGGCAGTGCCTGCCAGGGGGGGCGCGCTGGCGCCAGCCCAGTGCTGGAGGCCATGGGGTATCCCACCGAGCTGGCCGCCAGTGGACTGCGCCTCAGCCTGGGCCCCTGGCTGAGCCAGGAGCAGCTCGACTCGGTACCTGCCCGCTTCGAGCGGGCCCGTCAGGCCCTGGCGGCGGCAGAGCCTGGGTAG
- a CDS encoding DUF1995 family protein codes for MLPADLRSAEAEALVALNEALADSPSGRWSMELRFEGLKLLPLALRLLAALNPGERPVRLLFPDAGAAALARRDAPDLAAELGSLGDQLRRQEQDNDLSAGDLLVLVEPAQAEYEEVERLCQAHRGGVVLLNGRLEDAAVGIGSVARERRRGFLSTWRPAYALQPQENGALRFAWPGPWELYRRDPDGYRLVACFDLKPDAEQQAEALSPEQGPDVVAGLQALDRFIGSLRN; via the coding sequence GTGCTCCCAGCTGATCTGCGCAGCGCCGAAGCTGAGGCCCTTGTGGCCCTGAACGAGGCCCTGGCGGACAGCCCCAGTGGTCGCTGGAGCATGGAGCTGCGCTTTGAGGGGCTCAAGCTGCTCCCCCTGGCGCTGAGGCTGCTGGCGGCCCTGAATCCTGGCGAGCGTCCGGTGCGGTTGCTCTTCCCCGATGCCGGGGCCGCCGCCCTGGCCCGCCGCGATGCACCTGACCTGGCCGCCGAGCTGGGTTCCCTGGGTGATCAGCTGCGCCGTCAGGAGCAGGACAACGATCTCTCCGCCGGCGACCTGCTGGTGCTGGTGGAACCCGCCCAGGCCGAGTACGAGGAGGTGGAACGCCTCTGCCAGGCCCACCGCGGCGGCGTGGTGCTGTTGAACGGACGCCTCGAGGATGCCGCTGTGGGCATCGGCAGCGTGGCCCGCGAGCGGCGGCGGGGGTTCCTGTCCACCTGGCGACCGGCCTATGCCCTGCAGCCCCAGGAGAACGGTGCGTTGCGCTTCGCCTGGCCCGGCCCCTGGGAGCTCTACCGCCGGGATCCCGATGGCTACCGCCTGGTCGCCTGCTTCGATCTGAAGCCCGATGCGGAGCAGCAGGCGGAAGCCCTCAGCCCGGAGCAGGGCCCTGATGTGGTGGCAGGCCTGCAGGCCCTCGACCGCTTCATCGGCAGCCTGCGCAACTGA
- a CDS encoding DUF4330 domain-containing protein: MPSESTPTAPSGSPRWGLVDIGAAAAVLLAIGGVIWSPKLSGAVATATGAMQPVTVIVDVRGIPSADPEGLIAAAREEGKVSIVIRNQPHGTVKLKDLQRLQRKLVALQPDGSVVTADDPNQALVGSLDARFVLEGQGRKTDGGVVFGNQNLKIGAPIELEGRNYRLNGSVSGLVLGES; the protein is encoded by the coding sequence ATGCCCTCTGAGTCCACCCCTACAGCGCCGAGCGGTTCGCCCCGCTGGGGCCTGGTCGACATCGGCGCCGCAGCCGCCGTGCTGCTGGCCATCGGTGGTGTCATCTGGAGCCCCAAGCTGAGTGGTGCGGTGGCCACCGCCACCGGCGCGATGCAGCCGGTCACGGTGATCGTCGATGTGCGCGGCATCCCCTCCGCCGATCCCGAAGGACTGATCGCCGCGGCCCGGGAGGAGGGAAAGGTGAGCATCGTGATCCGCAACCAGCCTCACGGCACCGTGAAGCTCAAGGATCTGCAGCGGCTGCAGCGCAAGCTGGTGGCTCTGCAACCCGATGGCAGCGTCGTCACCGCCGACGATCCGAACCAGGCCCTGGTGGGCTCCCTGGATGCCCGCTTCGTGCTCGAGGGGCAGGGACGGAAGACGGATGGCGGGGTCGTCTTCGGCAACCAGAACCTCAAGATCGGTGCCCCGATCGAGCTGGAGGGTCGCAACTACCGCCTCAACGGGTCGGTCAGTGGTCTTGTCCTTGGTGAGTCCTGA
- the dacB gene encoding D-alanyl-D-alanine carboxypeptidase/D-alanyl-D-alanine-endopeptidase, which yields MVMMSQPRILRAPRPLVRTLALGLALVPGLPVLAADPLARLPGSPAAAGLPLLQSQVSCPALQQRVQSSLGSEASVWSVSVADGNGRLLADVNGLQPRIPASNQKLLSTAFALDRLGPDYRLTTRLWRLPDGTLRLTGEGDPDLAMPQLQRFAKLALGSGGADGTPPSLVRLQLAEEPPQAWWPQGWHPEDRAYAYGAPITRLALTSNAIDMAVSNPTSRLRTLLNRELVRQGGKSVELSVVSPLTPIARDAVLIHEEPSAPMHNLLSLANTESHNFTAEVLMRQASGSWDLAVSRQAEMRWLAEQGLPLQGVRVADGSGLDRANRLTSRFLTALLLTMGQHPYAGYYLASMSVAGQRGTLRNLYKGTSLEGRFRGKTGTLTGVRSISGVLSTSDGPRYVSLISNGAGAPNTTIGAVLRQVQKVSLCQPPA from the coding sequence ATGGTGATGATGTCCCAACCCCGAATCCTCCGGGCCCCGCGCCCTCTGGTCAGGACCCTGGCCCTCGGCCTGGCCCTGGTGCCTGGCTTGCCTGTGCTCGCGGCCGATCCCCTGGCCCGCCTGCCTGGTTCCCCGGCGGCGGCCGGCCTGCCGCTGCTGCAGAGCCAGGTGAGCTGCCCGGCTCTGCAGCAGCGGGTCCAGTCGAGCCTGGGGTCGGAAGCCAGTGTCTGGAGCGTGTCGGTGGCCGATGGCAACGGCCGCCTGCTGGCCGATGTCAACGGGCTGCAGCCACGGATTCCGGCCTCCAACCAGAAGCTGCTGAGCACGGCCTTCGCCCTCGATCGTCTCGGCCCCGACTACCGCCTCACCACCCGTCTCTGGCGCCTCCCCGATGGCACCCTGCGGCTGACCGGGGAGGGTGATCCTGATCTGGCCATGCCCCAGTTGCAGCGCTTCGCCAAGCTGGCCCTGGGATCCGGTGGTGCCGACGGAACTCCCCCCAGCCTGGTGAGGCTGCAACTGGCCGAGGAACCGCCCCAGGCCTGGTGGCCCCAGGGCTGGCATCCGGAAGATCGCGCCTATGCCTACGGCGCTCCGATCACCCGCCTGGCGCTCACGAGCAATGCCATCGACATGGCGGTGTCCAACCCCACCTCCCGCCTGCGCACCCTGCTCAACCGGGAACTGGTTCGACAGGGCGGTAAATCCGTCGAGCTGAGTGTGGTGTCCCCCCTGACCCCCATCGCCCGGGATGCCGTGCTGATCCATGAGGAGCCCTCGGCTCCCATGCACAACCTGCTCAGCCTGGCCAACACCGAGAGCCACAACTTCACTGCCGAAGTGTTGATGCGGCAGGCCAGTGGCAGCTGGGACCTGGCCGTCAGCCGCCAGGCCGAGATGCGGTGGCTGGCTGAGCAGGGCCTGCCCCTGCAGGGTGTCCGGGTGGCCGATGGCAGCGGCCTCGACAGGGCCAACCGGCTCACCAGCCGTTTCCTCACCGCCCTGCTGCTCACCATGGGGCAGCACCCTTATGCCGGCTACTACCTGGCCTCGATGTCGGTGGCCGGCCAGCGCGGCACCCTTCGCAACCTCTACAAGGGCACCAGCCTGGAGGGCCGCTTCCGCGGCAAGACCGGCACCCTCACGGGGGTGCGATCCATCAGTGGTGTGCTCAGCACCAGCGATGGACCGCGGTACGTGAGCCTGATCTCCAACGGGGCCGGAGCACCCAACACCACGATCGGTGCGGTGCTCCGCCAGGTGCAGAAGGTCAGCCTCTGCCAGCCACCTGCCTGA
- the coaD gene encoding pantetheine-phosphate adenylyltransferase, protein MKALYPGSFDPLTLGHLDLIERAERLFGSLVVAVLQNPSKQASFPLEQRLDQIRQATSHLERVEVSSFDGLTVDFARSCGSAVILRGLRAMSDFEFELQIAHTNRSLAAEVETLFLVTAAHHSFLSSSVVKEVARFGGDVRHMVPAGVADDLARLFNR, encoded by the coding sequence ATGAAGGCCCTCTATCCCGGCAGTTTCGACCCCCTCACCCTGGGCCATCTGGACCTGATCGAGCGGGCTGAGCGGCTGTTCGGAAGCCTGGTGGTGGCGGTGCTGCAGAACCCCAGCAAGCAGGCCAGCTTCCCCCTGGAGCAGCGGCTCGACCAGATCCGCCAGGCCACGTCCCACCTGGAGCGGGTGGAGGTGAGCAGTTTCGACGGTCTCACCGTGGACTTCGCCCGCAGCTGCGGCTCGGCGGTGATCCTGCGCGGCCTGCGGGCGATGAGCGATTTCGAGTTCGAGCTTCAGATCGCCCACACCAACCGCAGCCTGGCTGCCGAGGTGGAAACTCTGTTCCTCGTCACCGCAGCCCACCACAGCTTTCTCAGCAGCAGCGTGGTCAAGGAGGTGGCCCGCTTCGGTGGGGATGTGCGCCATATGGTGCCGGCAGGAGTGGCGGATGACCTCGCCAGGCTCTTTAATCGGTAG
- a CDS encoding flavin reductase family protein encodes MANDAPASAASDGLDAAAKKTLLRKIPHGLFICGVAEGDTVNGFTASWVTQGSFEPPLVVLAVRADSTSNGIIQRTRRFSLNVLASDQKDLAAVFFKPQSGIGGRFDAAPYSLGALGLPILQDALGAVECELVGEVVHGDHTVFVAEVKTAVLHRDGAALELGPTGWQYGG; translated from the coding sequence ATGGCCAACGATGCACCCGCCAGCGCAGCCAGTGACGGCCTCGATGCCGCGGCCAAGAAGACGCTGCTGCGCAAGATCCCCCACGGGCTGTTCATCTGCGGGGTGGCCGAAGGCGACACCGTCAACGGCTTCACCGCCAGCTGGGTCACCCAGGGCTCCTTCGAGCCCCCCCTGGTGGTGCTGGCCGTGCGGGCCGATTCCACCAGCAACGGCATCATTCAGCGCACGCGGCGCTTTTCGCTCAATGTGCTCGCGTCCGATCAGAAGGACCTGGCGGCGGTCTTCTTCAAGCCCCAGAGCGGCATCGGCGGCCGCTTCGACGCCGCGCCCTACAGCCTAGGTGCCCTGGGCCTGCCGATCCTGCAGGACGCCCTCGGCGCGGTCGAATGCGAGCTGGTGGGTGAGGTGGTCCATGGCGATCACACCGTGTTCGTGGCCGAAGTGAAGACCGCCGTGCTGCACCGTGACGGGGCGGCTCTCGAGCTGGGACCGACCGGCTGGCAGTACGGAGGCTGA
- the uvrC gene encoding excinuclease ABC subunit UvrC — translation MGRLAQPLLSDPDRLSQRLKELPAEPGCYLLRDVEDRILYIGKSKSLRSRVRSYFRESHDLSPRISLMVRQVCEIEFIVTDSEAEALALESNLIKAHQPHFNVLLKDDKKYPYLCITWSEPYPRIFITRRRRLRSPLDRFYGPYVDVGLLRRTFFLVKRVFPLRQRPQPLYRDRTCLNFDIGRCPGVCQEKISPEAYQQILRKVAMVFQGRSDELLDLLRAQMGRYAEREDFESAARVRDQLQGLEQLTAEQKMTLPDASVSRDVLALACDQRLAAVQLFQMRAGKLVGRLGYTADASIAAPGEILQRVLEEHYSQVEPVEIPPEVLVQHPLPRQELVQEWLSERRGRKVRLRQPQRQQKAELIELVERNAAFELSRAQRSAEQHQLATEDLAQLLDLPQPPRRIEGYDISHIQGSDAVASQVVFVDGLPAKQHYRKYRIQSSSISAGHSDDFMAMAEIMRRRFRRWSQAKVEGADLAELRRAAGTALHTGGLNDWPDVVMIDGGKGQLSAVMEALRELDLHEELVVCSLAKQREEVFLPGASQPLESEPDQLGVLLLRRLRDEAHRFAVSFHRQQRGERMKRSRLTEIPGLGPKRVRDLLAHFRSIDAIQLASPDQIAAVPGMGPALARQVWTYFHPGDPEESHDGETSGEPLAVR, via the coding sequence ATGGGCCGCCTCGCCCAGCCCCTTCTGAGCGATCCCGATCGCCTCAGCCAGCGACTGAAGGAGCTGCCCGCCGAGCCGGGTTGCTATCTCCTGCGCGACGTGGAGGACCGCATCCTCTACATCGGCAAGTCGAAAAGCCTGCGCAGCCGCGTGCGCAGCTACTTTCGCGAGTCCCACGACCTGAGCCCGCGCATCAGCCTGATGGTGCGACAGGTCTGCGAGATCGAATTCATCGTCACCGACAGCGAAGCCGAGGCGCTGGCGCTCGAATCCAACCTGATCAAGGCCCATCAGCCGCACTTCAATGTGCTGCTCAAGGACGACAAGAAATATCCCTATCTCTGCATCACCTGGAGCGAGCCCTACCCGCGCATCTTCATCACCCGGCGGCGGCGTCTGCGCAGCCCGCTGGATCGCTTCTACGGCCCCTACGTGGACGTGGGTCTGCTGCGGCGCACCTTCTTTCTGGTGAAACGGGTGTTTCCCCTGCGCCAGAGGCCCCAGCCGCTCTATCGCGACCGCACCTGCCTCAACTTCGACATCGGTCGCTGCCCCGGAGTGTGCCAGGAGAAGATCAGCCCGGAGGCCTACCAGCAGATCCTGCGCAAGGTGGCGATGGTGTTCCAGGGCCGCAGCGATGAGCTGCTGGACCTGCTGCGTGCCCAGATGGGGCGCTATGCCGAGCGCGAGGATTTCGAGTCGGCCGCACGGGTGCGTGACCAGCTGCAGGGCCTCGAGCAACTCACCGCCGAGCAGAAGATGACCCTTCCCGACGCCTCGGTGTCCAGGGATGTGCTCGCCCTGGCCTGCGATCAGCGGCTGGCGGCGGTGCAGCTGTTCCAGATGCGGGCCGGCAAGCTGGTGGGCCGTCTGGGCTACACCGCCGACGCCAGCATCGCCGCGCCGGGCGAGATCCTGCAGCGGGTGCTGGAGGAGCACTACAGCCAGGTGGAGCCCGTGGAGATTCCCCCCGAGGTGCTGGTGCAACACCCCCTGCCCCGCCAGGAGCTGGTGCAGGAGTGGCTGAGCGAACGACGGGGCCGCAAGGTGCGGCTGCGACAGCCGCAGCGGCAGCAGAAGGCGGAACTGATCGAGCTGGTGGAGCGCAATGCCGCCTTCGAGCTCAGCCGGGCCCAGCGCAGCGCCGAGCAGCACCAGCTGGCCACCGAAGACCTCGCCCAGCTGCTCGACCTCCCCCAGCCGCCTCGCCGCATCGAGGGCTACGACATCAGCCACATCCAGGGCAGCGATGCGGTGGCCTCCCAGGTGGTCTTCGTTGATGGGCTGCCTGCCAAGCAGCATTACCGCAAGTACCGGATCCAGAGCAGCAGCATCAGCGCCGGCCACTCCGACGACTTCATGGCGATGGCGGAGATCATGCGGCGGCGCTTCCGCCGTTGGTCTCAGGCGAAGGTGGAGGGGGCCGACCTGGCGGAGCTGCGCAGGGCGGCCGGCACGGCCCTGCACACCGGAGGGCTCAACGACTGGCCCGATGTGGTGATGATCGATGGCGGCAAGGGCCAGCTCTCAGCCGTCATGGAAGCCCTGCGCGAACTCGATCTGCATGAGGAGCTGGTGGTGTGTTCCCTGGCCAAGCAGCGGGAGGAGGTGTTTCTGCCTGGCGCCAGCCAACCGCTGGAGAGCGAGCCCGACCAGTTGGGGGTGCTGCTGCTGCGGCGTCTGCGCGATGAGGCCCACCGCTTCGCGGTCAGCTTCCACCGCCAGCAGCGGGGCGAGCGGATGAAACGCTCCCGCCTGACGGAGATTCCCGGGCTGGGTCCCAAGCGAGTCAGGGATCTGCTGGCCCACTTCCGCTCGATCGACGCCATTCAGCTCGCCAGCCCCGACCAGATCGCCGCGGTCCCCGGCATGGGTCCGGCCCTGGCCCGGCAGGTGTGGACCTACTTCCACCCCGGCGATCCCGAGGAGTCGCACGACGGCGAGACGTCCGGCGAACCGCTGGCGGTGCGATGA
- the hemJ gene encoding protoporphyrinogen oxidase HemJ: protein MTLPALPAEAYLWFKTLHIVGVVVWFAGLFYLVRLFIYHVEAEALEEPLRGAFKQQYSLMERRLANIITTPGMVVAVAMAVGLLVAQPIWLKQGWMHAKLAVVVALMAYHWFCYRLMGQLREGRCRWSGRQLRALNELPTLMLVLVVMLVVFKGQFPTGAATWFLVALVVAMAGSIQFYARWRRLRLEQEALAGGA, encoded by the coding sequence ATGACGCTGCCGGCCCTGCCAGCGGAGGCCTATCTCTGGTTCAAGACCCTGCACATCGTCGGGGTCGTGGTGTGGTTCGCCGGGCTGTTCTACCTCGTGCGCCTGTTCATTTATCACGTGGAAGCCGAGGCGCTGGAGGAGCCCCTGCGCGGGGCCTTCAAGCAGCAGTACAGCCTGATGGAGCGGCGTCTGGCCAACATCATCACCACCCCGGGGATGGTGGTGGCCGTGGCCATGGCGGTGGGGTTGCTGGTCGCCCAGCCCATCTGGCTGAAGCAGGGCTGGATGCACGCCAAGCTGGCGGTGGTGGTGGCTCTGATGGCCTACCACTGGTTCTGCTATCGCCTGATGGGCCAGCTGCGGGAGGGGCGCTGCCGCTGGAGCGGTCGGCAGCTGCGGGCCCTCAATGAACTCCCCACGCTGATGCTGGTGCTGGTGGTGATGCTGGTGGTGTTCAAGGGGCAGTTCCCCACGGGTGCGGCCACCTGGTTCCTGGTGGCCCTGGTGGTGGCCATGGCCGGCTCGATTCAGTTCTATGCCCGCTGGCGCCGCCTTCGCCTGGAGCAGGAGGCCCTTGCCGGTGGCGCCTGA
- a CDS encoding PHP domain-containing protein, with amino-acid sequence MPAGAAFAWSRRPLPVAPDGHPLVPVLQGVQPSCCPGRLNFHCHTTCSDGSLRPEWLADQAVDRGLEHLAVTDHHSTAALEPLQRRLAQYRERGRTVPNLWSGVEISCLLEGCLVHVLGLGFDPGHAALAPYLEGSAVVGPALRAGAVRRAIHAAGGLALLAHPARYRLPHHLLISAAADLGFDGAEAYYDYEQRESWRPSPLVCDAIAAQLDRLGLLTSCGTDTHGLGLGGR; translated from the coding sequence ATGCCCGCTGGCGCCGCCTTCGCCTGGAGCAGGAGGCCCTTGCCGGTGGCGCCTGATGGACATCCGCTGGTGCCGGTGTTGCAGGGGGTGCAGCCCTCCTGTTGCCCCGGGCGGCTCAACTTCCACTGTCACACCACCTGCAGTGACGGCAGCCTCAGGCCGGAGTGGCTGGCTGACCAGGCGGTCGACCGGGGCCTCGAGCACCTTGCCGTGACCGACCACCACAGCACCGCTGCCCTCGAGCCGCTGCAGCGTCGGCTGGCGCAGTATCGGGAGCGCGGTCGGACGGTGCCCAACCTCTGGAGCGGTGTCGAGATCAGCTGCCTGCTGGAGGGATGCCTGGTCCATGTGCTCGGGCTCGGATTCGACCCGGGCCATGCCGCCCTGGCTCCCTACCTCGAGGGCAGTGCGGTGGTGGGCCCGGCGCTACGGGCCGGGGCCGTGCGCCGCGCGATCCATGCCGCGGGCGGACTGGCCCTGCTGGCCCACCCCGCCCGCTACCGCCTTCCCCATCACCTCCTGATCTCGGCGGCGGCGGACCTGGGATTCGATGGAGCCGAGGCCTACTACGACTACGAGCAACGGGAGTCCTGGCGCCCCTCGCCGCTGGTGTGCGACGCGATCGCGGCCCAGCTCGATCGGCTGGGGTTGCTGACGAGTTGCGGTACAGATACCCATGGGCTGGGCCTTGGCGGCCGCTAG